Within Ipomoea triloba cultivar NCNSP0323 chromosome 9, ASM357664v1, the genomic segment AAGAACAAAAGGCATGTTCAGGAAGTggaagtaaaaaaaatgttggacATTGTAGAATGAACACACACGATTTAGAACTTATGCTCCAAGCAGGACAGTACTACAGCAATGCAAAATGCAACAATCTAAACTATCAGTCAATTGCTAGGACGCAGGATCGAGCTTGGCAACCACAGTGTGCGAATTACACTCAATGTGGTGGGCTCTTGGTGGGCACCGGGCAGTCAGGCAGTGGTCCTCCACCAAATAGGTGGCTGAGTCACGTGATTTATCACCTAGACAAATCCTTTCGGGCAGGGATGTAGGGCCCCGGGCGAGGGATTTCGCCTTCTGTGGGCAAGTTAATTGCTAGGAGAAGTAAATGGCAACAGCTCCAAAGGCAGCATTTATTCAAGAGAACTCAAATACTCAATATGCAGCAATTACCTCAGGTCCATTTGCCATGGTGTCCTTTGGATTTTGCTTTTCATCCTTctccctttcttcttcttcttccaattCCAATTCCTTCTCCTCAtctttatcatcatcatcatcttcttcttcttcttcttcttcttcttcttcttcttcttcttcctcctcctcctcctcctcctcctcctcctcctcctcctccatatCCCTCCCAAACCCTATCCAATCACTTTGAGCCACGCCTCGTTTCTGCTGCTCATTCCTGATTTTCTCCACCAGCATCGCCTCCTCTGACCGCCTCATCAGTGTCTCTGACCATCGCTCCCCAGGCCTTGCCATGCTCCTCCCACTGGGATCCTGAAACTTCCCCACATACTCATGGTGCAAATAAGGCTCCCTTTCCCTCATTGCATCCTCCGAGAAGTATTGCCCGCCACTAATCAATTTGTCCAAATATGCCCGCCTCCGGTTCTTAATCTTCACTGATCTGGACTTCAATTCCTCCTGAGTGGGGCTAATCACACTAAGCAGATGATTTAAGTgccaatttatttcataatCATCCTTTAACACGTCAAATTCTTTAAGTTCCTCCGTTGTCAAAAGTGATCCATAGCGCTCTAAGTTCAAGCAAATCAACATAATAAGCAGACACAGTGAGGATCAGAAAACGGATACCTAACTCAGGCAATTTCTAATTCAGTACACCAAAGTTCAGAAGCAGATACAAACTTTTACAAAATTTAGAAATGAAAGCAGAATTCAGACACGGATGTGTTGAAGAATACCTAAGAAAAGGGGGACGTCGCGAGAGAGGAGGTCGAGGAGGAGGGACTTCCGGAGGGAAGGCGTGGCGGCCGACGACTGGACGGCGCGTGGGAAGTAAAGATTATCGAGCTGCGATAGTCTATCGGAAATCCTATCCATCGTTCCGCTGCTCAAAGCTTTCGCCATCTCCACCATCTCTGTCTCTATCACTGTCACCTTAGCATTCCATTGAGGGTTTGAGGAGGTAACATTTTCGTTTGAGTCGGTTCCtaatttcgtttttttttttttttttttggctgaaGGGCCCAATAATTCACATATTTGaggtaaaataatatttaatttgacacTCCCAcgtggatgatgggagtgagttcgagtctcagtggagacaactgttgctgttgactcgttgtgcttcagtaggttgagaaagtagctatgaacagatactacattgtaacagagtcagtagtactccaaaaaaaaatatttaatttgacacattaatttccaaaaaaatttcatttgacattttttctaattttctctATGCTTTTGATGATTTGGCTTAAGATTAAAATGATGTGAAAAGTGATGTTTATTTATTGGCacaagggtcaaatagacccatttactaacactgattgttcatccagcaccatgaattaaaatatgatacatCTAAGttattatactcctaattatttttcatctaacaTTTTTAGcgtatttctaacaagtaacccatctaatttgtttacatggaaaaataaaataataaaaaatgataacatgttatttatatggatgttttggatgattttaccctacttcattaatgaagaaaatgatttcttacaatgaaatagggtagaaatcaaagttgttatataatgttttaattacagtgtatTGCACTacagtgtatgtatagtggAGTATCCAAAGTTGTTTggcaatgaaattccatgaaaatcgatatatgaaaattaaatataataacttaagatattgtattgggtaaattttattatttttttaaaaaataattaaattttcatatatcgattttcatggaatctcattatcgaacgacactgaataccccactatacatacacagtacactgtagttgaaactttatatagcaactttgatttctgccTTATTTCATggcaagaaatcatccaaaaatacaatatcttaagttattcaattatccaaaaatccaaaaatattaatttatttttaaaataaaataaaatttacccaatacaatatcttaagttattataaaaataatttaattttcatatattgatttctatgaaatctcattgtcgaacgatagtgaataccccgctatacatacactgtagttaaaactttatatagcaattttgatttctaccctatttcactgcaagaaattatttttttcattaatgaaatagggtagaaatcatccaaaacatccctataaataacatgtcatcattttttctaattttatttttccatgtcatcattttttctaattttatttttccatgtcatcaaattagatgggttacttgttagaaataggctaaaaatgctagctgaaaaataattaggagtataatggcttagatggaccatattttaattcatggtgctacaggaacaatcaatgatagtacatgcaatgggcctatttgacccttttgccttatttattttaaaggaaaaattgtaatttatgtccctcaataatatgtcaattatcaatgtcattcttgaattattagtggtgtaaatattgcctctcaattttcaaaGTGATACgtatattgcccctcccaagtgtaaatgttgtccctcaattttcaaaacggtacatattTTGTCCCTTCCGTACGGTATGAATCTCACTACCATAGACCTAATCCAACCGCCTCCCTATCCATCATCGCAGCTTTCACCCTCGTtgtattctttttgtttttgttttttgttttgtttcgtttcgtttttttttaatctgaaAAAAGCTCAAGCTTGAGATTTGGTAATTATACCACTTCCATAGGGAATTATTAACACCATCACTTTTGaagtttgaattgaaattgTTGGGTAGTTGAAGTTTAGATTAATATTTTGATGTGCATCCGTAAGTTATATGAAAAGCTAATTTGATGAAAAACTCAAGATCTGTCAAAaatataagcaaataaatcTCTTTCAATAAAATATGGACAAATCGACTGCTCAAATTCGGCATCCATTAACACATCGTCCATAACATGAACAACAATATTTCCTCTCTTTAAATCCACCACCTCCGATCCAATCGAATTCCATTGACCTCCAATGAACCCTTCGAATCCTTCATAattaacaaaatgaaattagaCAACGAATCATAACTAATATCCTCCCCATCAACCacatttttgaataaataatcaTCATTGGCAGGGCTGGAAGCCCCAACATGCGTGTAAGTACTGCATATGTATCATCCACATTCGCTTTTGCCAAACTGTTGTGGCGTATGAACAAATGGATTAACCAACAACAGTGTTGATAATTTGgtctttgttttctttgtgtTCTTGAGTAGCTAATAACCTAGAAGATTCATGGTGTCGTTTgtcacaaaaaacaaaaaacaaaaaaaaaaaatcaacaatggGTGATTGGGGACAATTTGTGTTTGATTGGGTTTAAAAGTTAACAATGAAGGTGATAAATTACCAAGTCAGCAAAGTTATTCTTATTTAATTCCATGTCAACATTGTGGAAAACCTGAAAAAAATACTAAGTGAAAGAAATTTTGGGAGTTAATGTGTCAAATTAGATCTTATTTTAGTCTAATGTGTGAATTGAACACTCGTGAGTAGTAAATGAGCATATTTGACActtctatttatattaaaaaaaaaattccactatttcatttttttcacttttattttgcaaatttaaaaattaaaatccatcaaatattttaatacaactaaTGAATTTCCCCTGCAATAATTATTCAAAACAccttttatacatacatacatacatacatacatacatacatacatacatacatacatatatatatatatatatatatatatatatatatatatatcatggttgcaaaaatcgcgcgcCTAGGCGACGCTCGaccgcgtcgaggaaggccgaaatcggcaTACTCCGCAGCTGGGCGCCTAGCTGGCCGACTAGCCCGCCTAGGTCGCCGACAGGCTGGGCagtctctcttcttctttttctttttttttttttataataaattataaatcttaaaaatttaaactattaatgtttaactaatactctaatggtctaataagtaataacttaataaaataataagtactacttaatttcacaaaaaaaaaaaaaactaaattaaactaatatgtaatgcactaataattaataaataataactaagtCCCCCTCCTCTACAATAGGGCTCCTCTTATACTTGAGGTACAACGACTCTTTGTGACTTGTAACGATTGTTCAATGATGGTGAGCATTCAATGGTAATGGACCTGTTGATAATAACTCCTCTCCTCAAGTGTAACGGTGACTGTTTGACTCCTGAGTCCACTTGCCTGCTTGTAATCCAGATTAGTGCTGCTTGCTCAATTACTCTGTCACCAGCCCACCTACTCCCCAGTTTGTGAGTGTAGCCGAGTTAACTAGGGAGTAGTAATAGTGCAAAGGGAGtagtaatagtttttttttttggccaacGTGGCAGCTGAGGCAGGGCCTTGGCAAAAAGTGGCTGAGGTCGGTCAAGAGTGGCCGAGGTCGGCCTCGGTCATGCCTCGACCCagttccaattttttttttttggcgtttTGTGTGCGAGCTCACTTCGACGGACCGTAGGCCTGGTCGAAGGCCCGTtttcccgtcaggtagctagcgagatcggatctcgtgccgaccctaagggactagagtgtggtgttttcgaaACCAAGCCTTCGGTTTGACCTAGAAAAACaccctcccgtcaggtagctagcgagatcggatctcgtgctggccctaagagaatagagtgtggtgtttttgtaACAAAGGCTTAAGCTTTACCCAGAAAACACCAtcccgttaggtagctagcgagatcggatctcgtgctaggcctaagggaatagagtgtggtgttttcgtaacaaagccttaagctttaccttgaaaacaccctcccgtcaggtagctagcgagatcggatctcgtgccggtcCTAAGGGAATAtagctttattttatttgtacgGAATTAGTCATGACAGACCATGACCAGTAGGTACACTGAAAATTTTGGAtgccacttgaggaggcagaCGCCCTGGACGAGGAGGTTGACCCCGTGGATGAGAAAGCGCCGCTGGAGAAGGAGGAGGCGACGCcgttggaggaggaggaggcgacgccatggatgaggaggcgatgtcgtggatgaggaggcgccgctggagaaggaggaggcgacgccgtggatgaggaggcgacgccgctggaggaggaggaggcgatgccgtggatgaggaggcgatgccatggatgaggaggcgacgcTGTGGATGAGAAGGCGTCGCTAGAGAAGGAGGAGGCGACGCCATGGATGAGGAAGCGTCGCTGGAGAAGGATGAGGGGATGCCGTGgatgaggaggtgacgccgcttgGGGAGGCGACCCcccttgaggaggcggacgccctGCCATGGAAGGCACCGGGGCGACCTTcttttgtaatatgtagagcTGTGCCTGAGATTTGGCCTCaactctcaacaagagcaccaatgacggtaagtaTAAGTTACCGGGATATATTATTAATCTCCATGTAATCAAGAGTACAATAGTTCTAATACAATTATAGTGTTTGAGGACAGTGGTGTTGTGTGTTAGAAACCAAGTCCCCCCTCTTCTACAACATGGCTCCTTTTATACTTGAGGTATAACGACTCTTTGTGACTTGTAACGGTTGTTCAATGATGGTGAGCATTTAATGATAGTGGAGCTGTTGATAATAACTCCTCTCCTCAagtgtaacgggtgaccgtttgaCTCTTGAGTCCACTTGCCTGCTTGTAATTCGGGTTAGTGCTGCTTGCCCAGTTACTCTGTCACTAGCCTTAAGGTACGGTCTTAGGCACTTTGCGTTAGTACTACAAAAAAGATGGTCCGCGAAGGTCTGCGGGCCAGaccctattatatatatatatatatatatatatatatatatatatatatatatatatatatatatatatattcatgtgtacacagtATACATGCCGGACTTAATGGACCTGCCCACAAAATCCCGTAAGAAATTAAGCCCATAGTGGAGTGGGCCTAATGGGCCGACCCGGCCCACGTTGATAGTACTACTTTGTGTATAACCTTGAAGTTatgtcattttaaaattaaaatatgttacaTTTAAGATTAGTAGGGAATACTGGAAGTTGTACGTTTTATAGTGGAAGATTAAATTTGATcttagttttttaaattttaaaccacTTTATGTAAGGtatttagcttttttttttttttttttttttttttttttttttttttttttttttttactacataAGATCGTTCTAATCTCGGGGATGTAATACAcataacaatataaaataaagtgaataaagacaataataagaaataaaatcttCCATCTTTTATTATTCACCATCCAATCTAATATGCACCAAATGACAAATGTATACATTTCCAATATAATTATAAGTTTATAAAGGAGGAAGATATATTACCATAACATAATTTCTCTAATAATgtccatttcttttttttttttttttttggacttaGGCAAAAGCATTTAACTATATTAAACAgcagtattaactattaatgaTAACGAATTGATTGTTTCGAGTCGAAAGTTGTAAAAAATTTCGTAATAATTTTTGCTATTACTCTACTAATGTTTGGAATTGATAATCCTATCATCCCATGCACTTACCACAAACGACAATCGTCATTTTCTTAGTCTTGCACCTAATCATGTCCAAGTGTCCAACTGATCGACCTtgacttttgaattttgatggcCTTCTGTCTTTTGAAAGGTATTGTATGATattgttataaaatttttaataaattgaatatgaaataatatgttaaaatttaaaatttcaatcgACTATAAaggtttttattattattattattattattattattattattattattattattattattatagcatTGAGTATTTCTATCAGTATAAGGTTAAGGCATTAAGGgttttggtaaatagttgttagctgattgggttagtgtgtttgactagttgatagcattaactgattgtagaaaaatgtttggtaaattagatgttagctgataactgattacatgcaaaacgattttctcaaaaagctgatAAAAAAACtgctttgagcaactttttgaattttagcattttggagcaataagatGTTAcgaaaaactaattaatcatacaatcatattaattgtttaaccaagtcaaacagctaataatgtgaccaaataagccaaaattgactaataagctaactatgttatcaaAAGGGGTCCTAGTAACCCGGCCTTATAGAGTTTGACGTACTTTTACTCTGAAATAGTttgattcaaattaaaatttttaatatgacaTGCCCCTACAAACTAAGAGTCACTCATTCGATGTTATAGTCGCACGATAAGGTTtctaatatatgtttttttacataatttaaaaaaaaagattggaaTATATATCATGAGAAGCTAATGAGGTAATTAATGAAAGTTGAACTCAAATGATTAATTACATGATAATTGATATAAATAGTATAGAGGAATATTTGTATTTGAAGTTGAACTCAAATGATTAATTACATGATAATTGATATAAATAGTATAGAGGAATATttgtatttgatactcatatcACTAGCTAacaaattcatcaaattattaGATCATCACAATCCCCAATGCTGATTCATTATGGTGACCATTTCATTGCCTCCAACTTGACGAGGTTGCCATGGTCAACGCAACATAAGGACCACATGTTAATCACTAAAGGAAACAAGATAAGCTGTAAAGCACATTCATGCAAGTAAAGTAAAACCCTAGCTAGGGATGACCATAAACTACCATTTCAATCTCTTGATTTTCTATATCTACCTGCTGATGATGCTCCTCAATAATGGCTCTTCCATTATTAGGACTTAAACTTGCAGCCCCAAGGGTGGTTGTGCATGTAATAAAGAACGTGGGAATCGTTCGCAACGATTGCTTAACAATGGAGAGAAGAGAATGCAACCATGGAGATATGCACAGGCAAATAAGGTAAACATACCAAAATAATGGTGGTGGGAAAAGGTAGGACGAGAAGAGCCCGAGCGCGAGAGGGAGGGagaagtagaaatccccaaacTGGACTTGCAATGGAGCTGCCATTACCATGAGGGAGAGAGGGAGCTTGATGGAGGCTACAAGGACTAAAATGGAAAGTGCAACTAGTAGTGCCATCTTCATCATGGGATGTTCATCCCAATTATCCCAAAACCCCCCTTTTGGATTGAGGGTTATGTAAAGGATGGAATTCACAATTGGAGGAATTGCAAACCTCAAATCTATGCTACAATGCATCTTTGTTGTGTATGTGTgcaagaaattaattaattcaatcaattgtatatatgcaaatatatatgttcaaacacatgcataaatatatatagatactatATATGATATAAGATAAATTTTATCTCACGTCATTATTTAATAGAACTTTTAAACCAGTCACAAGAAAAGTAACTCTAGAACTTGCTAAGAAATCTTCACGATTATGGAGTTGACTAAAAAGTGCTACACATAGTAAAATCAACCATTAttgtaataaaaatgtcattacCATTAAAGTTTTCTAGATAAAGAtactaatatgtatatatatatatatatatgccactaTTCAAGTGAGTCTACCATTTCTCATGAGTCTGTGTGGACAGATATGGGTCACTAAAAGCTAGAGATCAATgatctatatataaaattcaattaACAACAACTACCCAACTGTGCAACTATGCACTtcattaaacaaaacaaaaaaaaaaggagaaaatctaagccattgatATTTAGCTTTTAATGACCCAGATTTATTCACACGAACTCATCGAAAAGGGtggactcatttgatcattagtgtatgtatgtatatatatatatatatatatatatatatatatatatattatattatttgtttcttCTTAATTGGAGATAAGAGATCCAATGCATCTATTCCATTAAGGTTCTGAATGTGTTAGGCCCACATGATTGGCTGAAACAAGGCAAAGTAACTAAGGCTACCACTTCCCACCAACGTTTGACACAACTTATTAGGGAGATCGACACAATAAGTACTAACATATAATGTTGGGATTgtttttcattgttttatttttagtattttaggaAAGGCCTAAACTCTTTGCTAGGCCGCCATGCATGCATTCCAACACGTACAGATGATGAGATCGCCTCAAAGGCATCCATATACGACCATATATACTAAACCATTACGGTGGACATTTTAATTAACTCTGATTTAACGTAgagttaaatataataaatgttgaattaaatagtttttctttgttttcaaaaaaaaatagtttttctttttaattaagagcccatttgaaaatttaaaaaaaaaataatttgtgataaattgacttattttttagaaaatatttttattttctagtgTTCTGAAAAAGTCAAAAACAGTTGTTTTTAGTTGgctaaaatttagaaaattgcacttggattttttttttctgttcatGAACATAAACTATTacaaaattactccgtatttattataaaatactaataattttaatgatgataataattataatttatattaaaataaaagttataaattaaaatttataatagttataaagataaacaataacaataataaaaatgtgtaaataaataattttaaggggaacttattataataaaaataaatacataaattgataaatataataactttgaagtaaaaaaattagaaaaaaaaatgtactttttaattttttggggtTAGCTATAAGCGAAATTAGACTAAGATTTTTATTGCTTGGTTTGTCCCGACCCTACCCGTatttaattatgcattgataaatgtaataataaatcTTGTTGAGACCATTTTATATAAggtgtgtaatactttttaactataatgtaatacttttttttatagatgcataaaaaaattgcattttagctaaaaaaaaatattacacgttTCATTTGAGATGATCTTACACAAGATTTTTATAAACGTAATAACTTTAAACTAAAAGATcggaattgaagaaaaaaaacttaattttatgGGTTGTGGGCAGgactaatatttttattgtttggtccagTATAGCTCGACTATCcaattcaaataataaccaAACAGATGATGAACCAACTCATCCGTTTTACACCATTCAGAGCGAAATAATAGAATTGAGTGTGAAAGAGATTCCAAAAATATCTTTAGAGTaaaaatcttgaaaaatattttttgtcaaaataattcattttttctattttttttattgaatttattttcctttgatAATTAAATactgaaaaattttaaacatgGCCGGCTGTCAAAAgtcattatttttcaaatttttatatttaaccTAAGTCAATAAAGAATGCAATCCAACTATACTCATAATTGTGAAACCATAATTCTTAGTGATGGGACATCTTTGAGGTCTCATCAACATTCAACAATATAATTCTCTTGTAAGttggaaaattttggaggacgGTGCAAAAACGACACCATATACATACACATCCTATTTTTAAGTGAGTCAGGTGATAAAGATTGGCAATATATAACGGTGATAAAGGAGTtcaattctttttaaataattaagattATGAATTTGACAGGGACAAAGCATGCTTCCTTGGGTCTTTTCAACCAATCAAGATTAGTGATGATATAACGAATTGGAGTTTTCAATACGCCCATCAATATAATCGAAGGATTTGATGATAAAAACCGCAAAGGAAGTTGGCGGTGGAAACAAAAGGGAGTCGATCCTGCTATACAAGGGTGTTCATGTCCTGTTCTAACGGATAGTTCAGTTGGTTCTCGAGTGATAAATTACACTTAATGACGTAagattaaattttgataatcaCAGTGTTAGAATTTCATGCTCTACTCCTCATAAATATTAGGTGAGGGTTTTTAATTACCTTTTGCACTTAAGGGTGCTCATGTTCTTGGCCTTTAGTATGTATTGGATTGAGAATGAGGCTAATTGTATAGGTGGATTCCTTAGTTGAGTAGATACATATGTATCTTGTAGGCTTTTGAGAGAGTGGAAGAGATATCAGGACACATTTGttgaaatatttattcaaagaaaaattcctcaaaaaagaaaaatcaatgaCAGAATAAGATACAATTCAACGCGTGTATTAGGTATACACTTTTTTTGAAGTTAATGTTTTCTCTTAGGAGATTTAAATGGTTAGAATAAATTGTAGGAAAGAATTGGCTTAGAGAAGCCTCTAAATGTTATATTGAGTGTTGAATGGATCCCCTTTGTGCTGAAGGGTTAGGGCCTTTATATAGGTGCAAACCTTGACCCTTCagtaataaaatatttgctAAAGGTCATTCTACTCTGGTCCGATACCGAGCAGATGCATAAAACGTATAGGAAAATATACCGAAGAATAATCCCTATCAATAATACATCGACTAATGCTAGAAGTTTAGAAACGATGTAGGTAGATATTTTTTGGAATAATAGTATTCAACAAGACAACTAATTTGAATTAACATTCAAATTGTAACCTTTTATTTAATATGAAATTAACACCAGAGGTTActgaatgaaattaaattaaattggaaTTAAAACTATGTAAATTCTGAAATAATTGACGTGAACTAATCGACCCACTTAATTTTAGCAGACATCGCAAGTAGCATAGAGACTTTAAAACATTAGATAGGTCTCAATTCGCTAGAGAGGCGAAATGAAAGATGTTATATTTCAATAGAGATTACTATTGAAAAGGGAAGTACGTCTAGAATACTTCAACTTGAGAAGAGATCAAAAGTCTCCATTGGTATAGATAAGTTCAGTAGACATATCGTCTAGCAGATATATTAGCTCGGTAGACACAGTTTATTTGGTAGTCATTGGTAGACATAGTCTATTGTTTAGTCAAGTAGAGTTGGAAAATTAATTCGAAAATAAATTGGCAAAACTTTAACTTATCTATGTtgttaattttcaaataaacaTAGCTTGCagagctttattttttttttttttttttttatttttcatgatTTGCCCCTACACAGGAGAGAGAGTTTTTTTTAGCAACACACTTCAAGCCCCTTAAACGTTGTAATACATTTATACTAATCTAGATCCATATCTTTTTCTAAGTATAAGACAAAGGTTACTCAAAAACCTTTCTAAGCTCAATTTTTctaactatatatgtatattttgaaaatcaattttctaattaatcaaatatctattctgtgtgtataaataaatgaaatccATCAATTCAAATATATGAATTCATATTCACTTTGATCTCGACTCAAATCAGAAGTGGATGATCCCACTCAAAACGTTGCCTTAAAATGACCACTCACGAGTCACTTTTgctaatttttctaataatcTCCAAAATGAATAGAAATTGATTTTGGGGACAAAAAGACACAACAATATTCAATGAACAATttggggtgtgtttggttcatgggtttacacgttaggaatgagaatcaaaatcatagttagtgtttggttgacaactttttaaatcacaactatgagttttgattacccaTTCAATTAAATATTCCATTCCCTAAATAAAAAAGGTATCATCCCATTTTATTGGTATTCTAATTT encodes:
- the LOC116028393 gene encoding cilia- and flagella-associated protein 251 — its product is MVEMAKALSSGTMDRISDRLSQLDNLYFPRAVQSSAATPSLRKSLLLDLLSRDVPLFLERYGSLLTTEELKEFDVLKDDYEINWHLNHLLSVISPTQEELKSRSVKIKNRRRAYLDKLISGGQYFSEDAMREREPYLHHEYVGKFQDPSGRSMARPGERWSETLMRRSEEAMLVEKIRNEQQKRGVAQSDWIGFGRDMEEEEEEEEEEEEEEEEEEEEEEEEEEEDDDDDKDEEKELELEEEEEREKDEKQNPKDTMANGPEIHVNKPEGSNNLPYATAIPAEMESLSVEDMQDRMDQFTYIMQQKFLLGEDNLDYSKIDEDEALDDHWIKEANYDAEEKYFDDI